A window from Citrus sinensis cultivar Valencia sweet orange chromosome 3, DVS_A1.0, whole genome shotgun sequence encodes these proteins:
- the LOC127898715 gene encoding disease resistance protein RUN1-like, translating into MKELGDDHALELFSRHAFKQNNPHIGFEELSSRVPQYAQGVPLAIEILGCFLFEKEKQFWESAINKLKRIPNMEIQKVLKISFDGLDDEEKNILLDIACFFKWKNKDLVIKFLNACGFTAQIGISSLVDKSLICMHGNNITMHDLLQEMGREIVRQESTNDPAKRSRLWHHEDIIKVLTSNTGTEAIEGICLDMSKVKEIHLNPDTFTKMMRYFHWHGYPLKSLPSNIHPEKLVLLEMPHIQQLWDGVLQRCV; encoded by the exons atGAAGGAATTAGGAGATGATCATGCACTTGAGCTTTTTAGTCGACATGCCTTCAAACAAAACAATCCTCATATAGGTTTTGAGGAACTGTCAAGCAGGGTCCCACAATATGCTCAAGGTGTTCCATTAGCTATTGAAATTTTGGgttgttttctatttgaaaaagaaaaacaattttggGAAAGTGcaataaacaaattgaaaagaatCCCTAATATGGAAATCCAGAAGGTgctaaaaataagttttgatggtttggatgatgaagagaaaaatattcttcTAGACATTGCTTGTTTCtttaaatggaaaaataaagacttggtcataaaatttcttaatgcTTGTGGCTTCACTGCACAAATAGGAATAAGTAGTCTTGTTGACAAGTCTCTTATTTGTATGCACGGCAACAATATAACAATGCATGATCTTCTACAAGAAATGGGTAGGGAAATTGTACGGCAAGAATCAACGAATGATCCAGCAAAACGTAGTCGGTTGTGGCATCATGAGGATATTATCAAAGTCCTGACATCTAATACG gGGACTGAAGCAATTGAAGGCATTTGCTTGGATATGTCTAAAGTGAAAGAAATCCATCTAAATCCTGATACTTTCACAAAGATGa TGAGGTATTTTCACTGGCATGGATATCCATTGAAATCACTGCCTTCAAATATTCATCCAGAGAAACTAGTTTTACTTGAAATGCCTCATATTCAACAACTTTGGGATGGTGTCCTG CAGCGTTGTGTTTGA
- the LOC112498267 gene encoding putative disease resistance protein At4g11170 has protein sequence MMFFKVSEERTTVTTLPAIFIQPCLRKALKLSLMTSLTEEMKFHSRLWMQLKHQLFHSSFSLKRMPLPDGVSMNLSKSSHVRWRTGSFGDSFLKLEEMFKENSEKLQTWRNALKEAAGLSGFHSQNIRSESELVKEVVNQILKRLAEVSPCSNKNQLVGVESRVEEIESLLGAESKDVYALGIWGIGGIDRTTIARAIFNKISSNFEGSCFLQNVREESQRPGGLGFLQQKLLSKLLQDGIVIPDIALSFRQLSRRKVLIVLDDVTCFRQIKSLIGSLD, from the exons ATgatgtttttcaaagtttcagAGGAGAGGACAACCGTGACAACTTTACCGGCCATCTTTATTCAGCCTTGTCTCAGAAAGGCATTgaaactttcattgatgaccaGCTTAACAGAGGAGATGAAATTTCACAGTCGCTTGTGGATGCAATTGAAGCATCAGCTATTTCACTCATCATTTTCTCTGAAGCGTATGCCTCTTCCAGATGGTGTCTCGATGAACTTGTCAAAATCCTCACACGTGAGGTGGCGAACTGGGTCTTTTGGGGATTCATTTTTGAAGCTTGAAGAAATGTTCAAGGAGAATTCAGAGAAGCTGCAGACTTGGAGGAATGCTTTGAAGGAAGCGGCCGGTTTGTCCGGCTTTCATTCTCAGAACATTAG GTCTGAATCGGAACTTGTAAAGGAAGTtgttaatcaaattttgaagagGCTGGCTGAAGTCTCTCCTTGTAGTAATAAAAACCAGTTGGTTGGAGTAGAATCAAGAGTTGAGGAAATTGAATCTCTACTAGGTGCTGAGTCGAAAGATGTTTACGCTTTAGGGATTTGGGGCATTGGTGGTATAGACAGGACAACAATTGCTAGAgctattttcaataaaatctcTAGTAACTTTGAAGGTTCTTGCTTCCTTCAAAATGTTAGAGAAGAATCACAAAGACCGGGAGGATTAGGTTTCTTGCAacaaaaacttctttcaaaattattgcaGGATGGCATTGTGATTCCTGATATTGCCCTGAGCTTTAGACAGCTCAGCCGCAGGAAGGTTCTGATTGTTCTTGATGATGTGACTTGTTTCAGACAAATAAAATCCTTAATCGGAAGTCTTGATTGA